AATCTAATCTTTTATTTAACATCTCTTATTGCAATACAACACGTACTTTTATGACTTACGATGTAACGCTTAAATTTGGCAGCATACCAATTAATCAAAATTCTTATAATTACTCTACAAGTACACGTGACACGACTACTGTTATTCTTAAAACCATTGGGATAGATTTATCTTATGGAGGACAGTTACCTATAAGACTCGGTCCTATATGTTTGATTCCTTATATCAAACCGTTTGTAGGGACAAATATGGTAGAAGACGGTTTTATATTTAACTACGGTGTAAAAAGCGGATTAGAAACAGCTTATCGCATTAACAATAGAAACTATCTGATATTAGGTATAGGCTATAAATTTACTAGACTGGCTGTAGCAGAATTTTTTAGAGATACATATGTAAAAACAAAATTTCATAATTTTGACACTTTCATTAAAATAACATTATAAAAAGCAAAATAAAAAATATTAAATCTTTCAATTTTTGAATTTAAAATAAGCTCGGCTGCATACTTGTGGTCGAGTTTTTTTTACGTAAGGATATTGTAATTTTTCTTTTAAATAATAATCAGTTATCAAAATAAACAAATGCGCGTTAAAACATCTTCATAAAGCACCGTGCAGCATTTTACATAGTTCATTTTTTACTATTTCTTTTTTAGTTTTTTTATATCCCGTTCCAATTCCTTAATGCTTTCAAGATGCTCTATTTGCTTTTGAGCTATTTTATACTTATTATATTCTTCATTTGCTTTTTGTAATGCTAAATCGTGAGAAATACTTCCTGCATGTTCCAAAATATTTTTACGATTCATCGAAAGAACTTGCTTTAGACGCTCTACCCAATCTTTCATATACATTGGAATGTGTTGCATAGCTTGACTTTCAGCAAATGCTAAAAATTGTTCTACAATTAGCTTTAAGAGACGTATTTCATCTTCGTTCAAATAATTTTTCCCTATTTCAATATCAGTCTTTCGCACCTTATTAGGCACAGATGTTGAGGTCAATCCCATTTGCGGAAGTGAGGCGTTGGCACGATAATAAATCAATTCAGCAGCCGTTTTCCCACTCACCGCCCAAAGAAGTTTATTTTGCACTTCCTTGTAAAAAGCAATGGTTAATTCATCTGATGGATTGTAGTCGATACTAGTAGCATA
The DNA window shown above is from Bacteroidales bacterium and carries:
- a CDS encoding virulence RhuM family protein, producing the protein MEDKNEMLIYKSDDGNIKVDVLFSDETVWLTQKRMAELFQTTPQNITLHLKNIFDEAELQEDTTCKDFLQVQQEGNRMVERKQKFYNLDAIISVGYRIKSHVATQFRIWATQRLREYIIKGFVLNDERFKSGSSMNYFKELLERIREIRLSERVFYQQIKDIYATSIDYNPSDELTIAFYKEVQNKLLWAVSGKTAAELIYYRANASLPQMGLTSTSVPNKVRKTDIEIGKNYLNEDEIRLLKLIVEQFLAFAESQAMQHIPMYMKDWVERLKQVLSMNRKNILEHAGSISHDLALQKANEEYNKYKIAQKQIEHLESIKELERDIKKLKKK